From a single Pelmatolapia mariae isolate MD_Pm_ZW linkage group LG20, Pm_UMD_F_2, whole genome shotgun sequence genomic region:
- the LOC134619058 gene encoding vesicular inhibitory amino acid transporter-like, whose translation MAHLIRHKLTNKLTNAAHTVSNKSQAKVSGVFARLGFQAATDEEGLGFAECDDLDYDYRQGMQMDVLQGEEEGGQMEGDGELEGDSHYQRDGTGPRPSSLKTAGSLEEDKPKITSWEAGWNVTNAIQGMFVLGLPYAILHGGYLGLFLIIFAAVVCCYTGKILIACLYEENEDGIKVRVRDSYVDIANACCAPRFPALGGHVVNVAQIIELVMTCILYVVVSGNLMYNSFPGFPVSQKAWSVVATAALLPCAFLKNLKAVSKFSLLCTLAHFVINILVIAYCLSRAREWAWEKVKFYIDVKKFPISIGIIVFSYTSQIFLPSLEGNMQKPSEFHCMMDWTHIAACVLKGLFALVAYLTWADATKEVITDNLPSTIRAVVNLFLVSKALLSYPLPFFAAVEVLEKSLFQDGGRALFPDCYSPGGQLKSWGLGLRVALVVFTLLMAVFVPHFALLMGLTGSLTGAGLCFLLPSLFHLKLQWRNLLWHHVFFDVSIFIIGGICAISGFIHSIEGLIEAFRYNIHD comes from the exons ATGGCTCACCTAATCCGACACAAGCTCACCAACAAACTGACCAATGCGGCCCACACGGTGTCCAACAAATCTCAGGCCAAGGTCAGCGGGGTGTTCGCCAGACTGGGCTTCCAGGCCGCCACGGACGAGGAGGGTTTGGGTTTCGCGGAGTGCGACGACTTGGATTATGACTACAGGCAAGGGATGCAGATGGATGTCCTTCAAGGAGAAGAGGAAGGGGGGCAGATGGAGGGAGATGGGGAGCTGGAGGGAGACAGCCACTACCAGAGAGACGGCACCGGCCCGAGGCCCTCGTCCCTGAAGACAGCAGGCTCTCTGGAAGAAGACAAGCCAAAAATCACGTCATGGGAAGCTGGCTGGAACGTCACCAACGCCATTCAG GGCATGTTTGTCCTCGGCCTGCCGTACGCCATCCTCCACGGCGGCTACCTCGGCCTCTTCCTCATCATCTTCGCGGCTGTGGTGTGCTGCTACACCGGCAAAATCCTCATCGCGTGTCTGTACGAAGAGAACGAGGACGGCATTAAAGTGCGCGTGAGGGACTCCTACGTGGACATCGCGAACGCCTGCTGCGCGCCGCGCTTCCCGGCCCTGGGCGGCCACGTCGTGAACGTGGCTCAGATCATCGAGCTGGTCATGACGTGCATTCTTTACGTGGTGGTCAGCGGAAACTTGATGTACAACAGCTTCCCGGGGTTTCCGGTTTCCCAGAAAGCCTGGTCTGTGGTGGCCACGGCCGCGCTCCTGCCGTGCGCGTTCCTGAAGAACCTCAAGGCCGTGTCCAAGTTCAGCTTGCTCTGCACGCTGGCCCACTTCGTCATCAACATCCTGGTGATTGCCTACTGCCTCTCCAGGGCTCGAGAGTGGGCCTGGGAGAAGGTCAAGTTTTACATCGATGTGAAGAAATTCCCCATTTCCATCGGCATCATCGTGTTCAGCTACACCTCCCAGATCTTCCTCCCGTCGCTGgagggaaacatgcagaagCCCAGTGAGTTCCACTGCATGATGGACTGGACTCACATTGCGGCCTGCGTCCTCAAGGGCCTCTTTGCCCTGGTGGCCTACTTGACATGGGCAGATGCCACCAAAGAGGTCATCACGGATAACCTGCCTTCAACGATCCGGGCTGTGGTGAATCTCTTCCTCGTCTCCAAGGCGTTGCTTTCTTACCCTCTGCCGTTCTTCGCCGCAGTTGAAGTTCTAGAGAAATCTTTGTTCCAGGATGGCGGGAGAGCCCTCTTTCCAGACTGCTACAGCCCCGGAGGGCAGTTGAAATCATGGGGCCTGGGCCTCAGAGTCGCCCTGGTGGTCTTTACCTTGCTTATGGCTGTCTTTGTCCCCCATTTCGCCCTTCTTATGGGCTTAACTGGGAGCCTCACCGGTGCTGGCCTGTGCTTCCTCTTGCCAAGCCTCTTCCACCTAAAGCTCCAATGGAGAAACCTCCTGTGGCACCACGTCTTCTTCGACGTTTCCATTTTCATCATTGGGGGCATATGTGCCATATCTGGCTTCATCCATTCCATTGAAGGTCTCATAGAGGCGTTCAGGTACAACATCCACGACTGA